DNA from Streptomyces sp. Edi4:
GAGCCGTACTACGACTCCTACGCCGCGTGCGTGGCGATGGCGGGCGGCACCCGGGTGCCCGTCACCCTGCGCCCCGCCGAGGGACGTTACGTCCTGGACCTGGACGAGCTGCGCGCCGCCGTCACCCCCCGCACCCGCCTGCTCCTGCTCAACACCCCGCACAACCCGACCGGCACGGTCCTGACCCGCGCCGAGCTCACCGCCGTCGCGGAGCTGGCGTGCGAGCGCGATCTGCTGGTGATCACGGACGAGGTGTACGAGCACCTGGTCTTCGACGGGGCCGAGCACATCCCGCTCGCCTCGCTGCCCGGCATGCGCGAGCGCACCGTCACCATCGGCTCGGCGGGCAAGACGTTCTCGTTCACGGGCTGGAAGGTCGGCTGGGTGACGGCCGCGCCCGCCCTCGTGGCCGCGGTCCGCTCGGCCAAGCAGTTCCTGACGTACGTCGCCTCGGGGCCCTTCCAGTACGCCGTGGCCGAGGCGCTGCGGCTGCCCGACGCCTACTTCGAGGCCTTCCGCGCCGACCACCAGGCCAAGCGGGACCTGCTGAGCGACGGGCTCGCGGCGGCCGGGTTCGCGGTGTTCCGGCCGGCCGGGACGTACTTCGTGACCACCGACGTGCGCCCGCTCGGGGAGCGCGACGGCGTGGCGTTCTGCCGCTCGCTGCCCGAGCGCTGCGGCGTGGTGGCGATCCCCAACGCGGTCTTCTACGACCACCGCGACGAGGGCGCCCCGTTCGTCCGGTTCGCCTTCTGCAAGCGGACGGAGGTCCTGGAGGACGCGGTGGGCCGCCTCAAGGCGCTGGCCGGCTAGCGCGTCGAATGGACGTGTGGACGCGGGGCCAGGCTTTTCGACCGGGCCCCGGCCTGCACGGGTACGACGGTCTACTCAGTGTCCTTGGGGTGCCGAAGGGACGCGTAGACCAGGATGACGGTCGAAGTTTCGGGACTGATCAGGTAGCGCACCCGTCCGCCGCTCGTGACCTCGAACTCCCACTGGTCCAGCGCGGATCCCTTCCACTCCTTCGTGGCGAGTTTCCCGCGGAGCTGATGCTGGCGATTCCAGTTCTCACGCGACAGTGGGTCGGTGCGCAACGCCTCCAGACATCGGTGGGCACTAGGCAGCGCCGCGCGGCACAGCTCCTCCCAACCCGTCACCGCCTCCGTGGTCCCGAAGACCACGTTCCACCCGCTCAGGGGTGGAACGCTGACACGGTCGCCCTTCTTCGGGCTCACCCGCCCGCCTCGACCGGTCCCAGGTCCTCCCCGTCGAGGGGGCGCAGCGCTTCCTTGAACTGGTCCGGATCAGCGTAGATGCGAGCAGTCGCCCTCCAGGAGACGAGCGCACGGTGCACGGCCTCCCTGGCACCCAGCTCCGCCGCATCGGAAAGCGCTCCCAGAAGCTCCACGGTGAACGCGCGCATCTCTTCGGCATCGAGATGCCGCACCCAGGGGAAGACCTCCGGCAGCGCCAACAGGAGCGACCGGGCTCCGTCATCGTGCTTCATCAGCGCGAGAAAGAGCCGGGACGCCGTCGCGAGATTCTCCTCCGTGCGCTCCGCATGCAGGGCGGTCGTCAGCACCATGTCGGGGGCGTCCCGATGCGTGACACGCAGAGCACCGAGGGCGGCGGCCCGGGCGGCCACCGCCTTCGGATTTCTTGACAAGTCGGTGAACGAGACCGACTCGGGCTCGGCTCCCAGGTAAGCAAGGCTCATGCTCAGACTGTACTCAGATTACGTTCTGATCGCCAGCTTTGTCTGGCTCAGGCGCCGGCCCGCCGGCGCGCCACCCGCGCCCCGCCCGCACCGCCCGGTGGGGCGTGCCACCACCCGGTCGGGGGCGCTGCGGTCGCGCCGGGTGCGATCCGCGCGGAGGGTCGGTCTGACCGGCCACGCGCCCTCGGGTGCCCCGTGGGCGGCCGGCCGGACCGACCACGCGCGCCCGGAGGTGCCCCCTGTCCGCCGAGATCCCCGCCCCCGCCGCCGCCGGGACCCTCGGGAGCATGGGCGCGGCGCCCTGGATTGCCGCGCTGCGCCGGGCCGCGCCCGCGCTCGGGCTCTTCGCCGCGGCGCGGCTGAGCGGCCTGCTCGTGCTCGTGGCGGCGGCCCACCACCGGGGCATCTCACCGCGTGCGCGCCTCGCCACCGCGTGGGACGCCGACTGGTACACCCGGATCGCCGCCCACGGCTATGGCCGCACCCTGTTCTGGCCGGACGGCACGGTCCAGAGCGACCTGGCGTTCTTCCCGCTCCATCCGGCCCTGATCCGCGCCGTGACCACCGTCCTTCCGGTCACCGGCGGCACGGCGGGCCTGCTGGTGTCCTGGACGGCGGCGGCCGCGGCCGCGTGCGGGATCTATCTGCTCGGTGAGCGCCTGTACGGGCGGCGGGTGGGCACCGTGCTGGTGCTCCTGTGGGGGCTGCTCCCGCACTCCGTCGTCCTGACGATGGCCTACACCGAGCCCGTGATGACCGCGTTCGCCGCGTGGTCGCTGTGGGCGGTCGTGACGCGCCGCTGGGTGTGGGCGGGCTCGCTCGCGCTGCTGGCGGGCCTGTCCCGGCCGAACGCGGTCGCGGTCGCCGCCGCCGTCATGGCGGCGGCGGGGTGGGAGCTGTGGCGCAGGGGGTGGCGGGCCCGGCGGCCGTGGGCGGGCGCGCTGCTCGCGCCGCTCGGCTGGTGCGGCTACGTGCTGTGGGTGGGGGCGCGCGAGGGCGATGTGTTCGGCGGTTACTTCGCGGTGCAGGCGGGCTGGACGTCCCGGTTCGACTTCGGCGCGGGCTCGCTGGCCTTCGTCGAACGGCTCACGCGGGTCCCCCACGATCTGGGGTTCCCGATGGCCGCGCTGATCACCGGCGTGTTCGCGGTGCTCCTCGCGCTGTACGTCCTGGACCGGCCTTCGCTGCCGCTCGCGGTGTACTCGGCGGTCCTGGTGGTGATCGCGGTGGGCGGCGCGGGCTACTTCGAGTCCAAACCGCGCTTCCTGCTCCCCGCCTTCCCGCTGCTCCTGCCGGTGGCGCTCGCGCTGACGAGAGCCCGGCCCAGGGCCGCGGTCGCGGTGACCGTCGCCCTGGCCGGGCTCTCGTTCGGCTACGGCGCCTATCTGCTGACGCTGGCCACGATGGCGCTGTGAGGCGCCGGCGGCCGGATCACTCCGCGTCGGCCGCCCCGGGCGCTTCGCCCTCGCCGCCGTCGACGTCCTTCTCCAGGCCCAGCTGCTCGACGAGCCACTTGTCGAACTCGATCGAGGCGCGCACCCAGCTCACCGTGGAGGACACGAAGTGCTCCAGGGCGACCCCGGTGCCGATCAGCATCTGCGCCTCGCCGATGAGGCGCACGGTGCCGTCGTCGTGGGTGTGCGTGTAGATCTTGGGCCACAGGGTGCGGCGGTTCCAGTCGTCGATCGACTCCAGGATCTGGACCTTGTCGTCGATGCTGTGCGGCCGGTCGTAGAACGTCCGCACCGAGAAGACCTGCTGGTCGTCCTCGCCGCGGAACATGAAGTACGTACGGAAATCCTCCCACGGCGCGGCGAGGTCACCCTCGTCGTCCACGACGTACTTGAGCTCCATCTGGTCCAGGAGCTGCTTCACCAGGTCCTGGTCGGGAACGATGGGGCCGGACGGCTGGGCGCCGGGCTGCGGGCCGGGCTGAGCCCCGAAATTCGGAATCGAGGACGGGTCGATGGTCATCGTGAATCTTCCTTCGTACGGTTCCGGTCATCCTCCCCCATGCCGGGGCAGGACTGGCAAGCCCCGTCCCCGGGTATCCGCTCCCGGCTGACTCAATCGGACCCGGGTGGCCGGATGTGCCCGGGGGCGGGAAGGCGCCGGGCCGCGGAAGCCGCCGTCAGCGGGGTCCGGCCCCGATGATCAGCCCGTCCTCGAAGCGGTCCACCCGCACCGTGTCGCCGTCCTTGACCTCGCCCGCCAGGATCTCCTTGGCGAGCCGGTCGCCGATGGCGGTCTGGATCAGACGGCGCAGCGGGCGCGCCCCGTACGCCGGGTCGTTGCCCTCGTCGGCGAGCCATTCCAGGGCGGCCGGGGTGACGTCCAGGGTGAGGCGCCGGTCGGCCAGGCGCTTGGCCAGGCGGCCGATCTGGAGCCCGGCGATGTGGGACAGCTCGTCCTTGGTGAGGGCGGAGAAGACCACCAGGTCGTCGAGGCGGTTGAGGAATTCGGGCTTGAAGGACGCCCGCACCACGGTCAGGACCTGCTGCTTCTTCTCCTCCTCGCTGGTCGAGGGCTCCACCAGGTACTGGCTGCCCAGGTTGGAGGTGAGGATGAGGATGGTGTTGCGGAAGTCGACGGTGCGGCCCTGTCCGTCGGTCAGGCGTCCGTCGTCCAGGACCTGGAGCAGGATGTCGAAGACCTCGGGGTGGGCCTTCTCGACCTCGTCCAGGAGGACCACCGAGTACGGGCGGCGCCGGACGGCCTCGGTGAGCTGGCCCCCCTCCTCGTAGCCGACGTAACCGGGGGGCGCCCCGACCAGGCGAGCCACCGAGTGCTTCTCGCTGTACTCGCTCATGTCGA
Protein-coding regions in this window:
- a CDS encoding prevent-host-death family protein, whose protein sequence is MSLAYLGAEPESVSFTDLSRNPKAVAARAAALGALRVTHRDAPDMVLTTALHAERTEENLATASRLFLALMKHDDGARSLLLALPEVFPWVRHLDAEEMRAFTVELLGALSDAAELGAREAVHRALVSWRATARIYADPDQFKEALRPLDGEDLGPVEAGG
- a CDS encoding glycosyltransferase family 39 protein, with translation MGAAPWIAALRRAAPALGLFAAARLSGLLVLVAAAHHRGISPRARLATAWDADWYTRIAAHGYGRTLFWPDGTVQSDLAFFPLHPALIRAVTTVLPVTGGTAGLLVSWTAAAAAACGIYLLGERLYGRRVGTVLVLLWGLLPHSVVLTMAYTEPVMTAFAAWSLWAVVTRRWVWAGSLALLAGLSRPNAVAVAAAVMAAAGWELWRRGWRARRPWAGALLAPLGWCGYVLWVGAREGDVFGGYFAVQAGWTSRFDFGAGSLAFVERLTRVPHDLGFPMAALITGVFAVLLALYVLDRPSLPLAVYSAVLVVIAVGGAGYFESKPRFLLPAFPLLLPVALALTRARPRAAVAVTVALAGLSFGYGAYLLTLATMAL
- a CDS encoding pyridoxal phosphate-dependent aminotransferase, whose translation is MAVMTSSARPLLNRSLAEFGTTIFAEMSALAQRTGSVNLGQGFPDTDGPEAIREAAVRALREGRGNQYPPGPGVPELRAAVAAHQERFYGLSYDPDHEVLVTAGATEAIAAALLALVEPGDEVIALEPYYDSYAACVAMAGGTRVPVTLRPAEGRYVLDLDELRAAVTPRTRLLLLNTPHNPTGTVLTRAELTAVAELACERDLLVITDEVYEHLVFDGAEHIPLASLPGMRERTVTIGSAGKTFSFTGWKVGWVTAAPALVAAVRSAKQFLTYVASGPFQYAVAEALRLPDAYFEAFRADHQAKRDLLSDGLAAAGFAVFRPAGTYFVTTDVRPLGERDGVAFCRSLPERCGVVAIPNAVFYDHRDEGAPFVRFAFCKRTEVLEDAVGRLKALAG
- a CDS encoding YbjN domain-containing protein, whose protein sequence is MTIDPSSIPNFGAQPGPQPGAQPSGPIVPDQDLVKQLLDQMELKYVVDDEGDLAAPWEDFRTYFMFRGEDDQQVFSVRTFYDRPHSIDDKVQILESIDDWNRRTLWPKIYTHTHDDGTVRLIGEAQMLIGTGVALEHFVSSTVSWVRASIEFDKWLVEQLGLEKDVDGGEGEAPGAADAE